A single region of the Microbulbifer sp. MKSA007 genome encodes:
- a CDS encoding ribosome modulation factor: MKRQKRNHADRAFYKGYLAALNNKSMDSCPFVEEDPHQEWINGWREGREDYWNGFDRVTKAQKLEIYGAVSTDIQYPDGWSTI, encoded by the coding sequence ATGAAACGCCAAAAACGAAATCACGCCGACAGGGCATTTTACAAGGGCTATTTGGCAGCCCTGAACAACAAGTCTATGGATAGCTGCCCATTTGTCGAAGAGGATCCTCATCAGGAGTGGATCAATGGTTGGCGTGAGGGGCGGGAAGATTACTGGAATGGCTTCGACAGAGTGACCAAGGCCCAAAAACTGGAGATTTATGGCGCCGTTTCTACCGACATCCAATACCCTGACGGGTGGAGCACCATTTAG
- a CDS encoding quinone-dependent dihydroorotate dehydrogenase, whose product MYSTLRKALFALDPERAHHLSIDAIGAAERLGLMSLYKKSVPDDPVELMGLTLPNPVGLAAGLDKNAQAFNGFGALGFGFVEVGTVTPRPQPGNPLPRLFRVEEADAIINRMGFNNLGVDYLIERVKKRRYSGVLGINVGKNFDTPVKKAADDYCLCMEKVYRYADYITANVSSPNTKGLRDLQFGDSLNRLLGSIKDKQMELAQKSDRYVPVAVKIAPDMEGDAVAQIAEALCEYDIDGVIATNTTIDKSSVAKLPHGSEEGGLSGKPLRAQSTKVIELLSKELSKQIPIIGVGGIFDGDSAAEKIRAGATAVQMYTGFIYRGPELIREAAEAIALERRRTEQG is encoded by the coding sequence ATGTATTCAACACTGCGTAAAGCCCTGTTTGCGCTTGACCCTGAGCGGGCCCACCATTTGTCGATTGATGCCATTGGCGCTGCAGAGCGCCTCGGTTTGATGTCCCTGTACAAAAAGTCGGTCCCGGATGATCCGGTCGAGTTGATGGGGCTCACCCTACCCAACCCGGTTGGTTTGGCCGCTGGTCTGGATAAGAATGCGCAGGCCTTTAATGGTTTCGGAGCCCTGGGATTCGGGTTTGTTGAAGTGGGCACCGTGACACCGCGCCCCCAACCCGGCAATCCGCTGCCAAGGCTGTTTAGGGTGGAAGAGGCCGATGCGATTATTAACCGTATGGGTTTTAACAACCTCGGTGTTGACTACCTGATTGAAAGAGTGAAAAAGCGCCGTTATAGCGGTGTTTTGGGGATCAATGTGGGTAAGAACTTTGATACTCCAGTGAAAAAGGCCGCCGATGACTACTGCCTGTGTATGGAGAAGGTGTACCGCTACGCCGACTACATCACTGCCAACGTTTCTTCTCCCAATACCAAAGGGCTACGTGACCTCCAGTTTGGTGACAGTCTCAATCGCTTGCTGGGCAGCATCAAGGACAAGCAGATGGAGCTGGCTCAAAAGAGTGATCGCTACGTCCCTGTTGCCGTCAAGATTGCCCCGGATATGGAAGGCGATGCGGTGGCGCAGATAGCCGAGGCGCTGTGTGAGTACGATATCGATGGGGTGATCGCTACCAATACGACGATCGATAAGTCTTCAGTCGCCAAGCTGCCCCATGGTAGCGAAGAGGGCGGTTTGAGCGGAAAACCCCTGAGAGCGCAATCCACCAAGGTCATCGAGCTGTTATCGAAAGAGTTGAGCAAGCAGATCCCGATTATCGGGGTTGGCGGTATTTTTGATGGTGACAGTGCGGCTGAAAAAATTCGTGCTGGGGCGACTGCCGTACAGATGTACACCGGTTTTATCTATCGGGGGCCTGAATTGATTCGTGAGGCGGCAGAGGCAATTGCTTTGGAGCGTCGCCGAACAGAGCAAGGGTAA
- a CDS encoding SUMF1/EgtB/PvdO family nonheme iron enzyme: MSPGKYDVEVSKRGFSKIRQWVLLEEQNLKVEVELEPAYFIGKRFQSELSSGGLGPKMVAVGAGSFTMGNNQRRLASPAHRVNVEEDFAISIYEVTFAEYDRFAEATGSAKPSDAGWGRGDRPVVNVSWRDAQKYVKWLSKESGKQYRLASEAEWEYAARGGNSHQYWWASSDARGKANCRRGCSSEFTKLFSISTAPVGHYQANPFGLFDTAGNVAEWVEDCYQAGYDPAKTTSAPVKISGCQLHTVRGGSMRDSSNKISSDYRKGLNETALTKDVGIRVVMELDQ, translated from the coding sequence TTGAGCCCAGGCAAATATGATGTGGAAGTGAGCAAGCGCGGCTTTAGTAAAATTCGCCAGTGGGTCTTGCTGGAAGAACAAAACCTCAAAGTGGAGGTCGAGCTGGAACCTGCCTACTTTATCGGCAAGCGATTTCAATCAGAGTTGTCCTCTGGTGGCCTGGGCCCGAAAATGGTCGCCGTGGGAGCAGGCAGCTTTACCATGGGCAATAACCAGCGGCGATTAGCCAGCCCTGCGCACAGGGTAAATGTAGAGGAGGACTTTGCTATATCCATATACGAGGTCACCTTTGCCGAGTACGATCGTTTTGCCGAGGCCACCGGAAGCGCCAAACCCAGCGATGCAGGCTGGGGGCGCGGAGATAGGCCGGTTGTTAATGTCTCCTGGCGGGATGCACAAAAGTACGTAAAGTGGCTATCAAAGGAGTCTGGCAAGCAGTACCGGCTGGCCAGTGAAGCCGAGTGGGAATACGCTGCTCGGGGAGGCAATTCACACCAATACTGGTGGGCTTCCAGCGACGCCCGAGGAAAAGCCAATTGTCGCAGAGGTTGCTCTAGTGAATTCACAAAGCTGTTCAGCATCAGTACAGCTCCCGTAGGTCATTATCAGGCGAACCCTTTTGGCCTTTTTGACACTGCAGGGAACGTGGCTGAGTGGGTGGAAGACTGTTACCAAGCTGGCTACGACCCCGCAAAAACCACATCAGCACCGGTGAAGATTAGCGGCTGCCAACTTCACACCGTGAGGGGTGGGTCGATGCGTGATAGCTCTAACAAGATATCTTCTGACTATCGAAAAGGCCTGAATGAAACAGCGCTCACCAAGGATGTTGGGATACGTGTTGTGATGGAACTTGATCAATAA
- a CDS encoding serine/threonine-protein kinase codes for MEVVNSGTSSLQIPGYRILKKINQGGMSSVYLAIQRSVGRQVALKVMSPVLNADPIFSERFQREANIVGQLSHPNIVGIHDIGRYRSLNYIAMDYMPGGSVAERLSKGGLEPLEALNVVRQIAMALDHSHSKGYVHRDLKPENILFREDGSAVLSDFGVARAIARTTRMTNSGMVVGTPHYMSPEQARGAAVDGRADLYSLGVVFYEMLTGAVPYQADEAVAIAIKHLTDPIPRLPARYALYQALLDHFLAKDPDKRFQRGLDIADAADDLVAALAGKPANQISQLNNSTLKTSSLAKALVLTIYGSVADQLGRVASSWKRKETPEKPERKEQDTVVRLRQFLAEPTKHKRSWLMSSFIAVGLTSTWGLYSIVDHKAGWQLGLPILDGAADFTAATLLGTAEQPANIAPNANTEPAPTGSAADTLDSQIQVTQLNLPSTLNADEQLPLSGNQALIAKSNLEPPKVLTPEPAEPRAENQPKLYSLTINTKPSDARVRIMNIAPATSRGLN; via the coding sequence ATGGAAGTCGTCAATAGCGGCACCTCTTCACTGCAGATACCGGGCTACCGCATCCTCAAAAAGATCAATCAGGGGGGAATGTCCTCAGTCTACCTGGCTATACAGCGCAGTGTGGGCCGGCAGGTGGCACTAAAAGTTATGTCGCCAGTACTGAACGCTGATCCAATCTTCAGTGAGCGGTTCCAGCGGGAAGCAAATATCGTTGGGCAGCTGTCACACCCAAATATCGTCGGTATTCACGATATTGGCCGCTACCGCAGCCTGAACTACATCGCCATGGACTACATGCCAGGGGGCTCGGTTGCAGAGCGTTTAAGCAAAGGTGGGCTTGAGCCTCTTGAGGCGCTTAATGTTGTGCGCCAGATAGCCATGGCCCTAGACCACTCCCACAGCAAGGGGTATGTACATCGAGACCTGAAACCAGAGAATATCCTGTTTCGCGAAGACGGATCGGCCGTACTCAGTGATTTTGGGGTTGCCCGGGCTATCGCGAGAACCACCCGTATGACTAACAGCGGGATGGTTGTGGGAACCCCTCACTATATGAGCCCGGAACAAGCTCGCGGAGCAGCGGTTGACGGTCGTGCCGACCTGTATAGCCTTGGAGTTGTTTTCTATGAAATGCTCACGGGAGCCGTGCCCTATCAGGCAGACGAAGCCGTCGCCATAGCAATAAAGCACCTCACCGACCCAATTCCGCGACTGCCAGCCCGCTACGCACTTTATCAGGCTCTACTTGATCACTTCCTGGCCAAAGATCCGGATAAGCGATTTCAACGCGGACTGGATATCGCCGATGCCGCAGATGATTTGGTTGCAGCCCTCGCTGGAAAGCCGGCCAATCAAATCAGCCAGCTCAACAATTCAACTTTAAAAACTTCCAGCTTGGCAAAAGCACTTGTACTGACCATTTACGGCAGTGTGGCAGACCAACTCGGGAGAGTTGCTTCCAGTTGGAAACGGAAGGAAACGCCCGAGAAGCCAGAGCGTAAGGAGCAGGATACTGTTGTACGCCTGCGGCAGTTCCTCGCTGAGCCAACAAAACACAAGCGCTCCTGGCTTATGAGCAGCTTTATCGCTGTTGGCCTTACCTCAACCTGGGGCCTGTATAGCATCGTTGATCACAAGGCCGGCTGGCAACTTGGACTACCTATATTGGACGGCGCTGCCGATTTTACAGCTGCCACCCTACTAGGTACCGCGGAGCAGCCTGCCAATATTGCTCCAAATGCAAATACAGAGCCTGCGCCAACTGGATCAGCAGCAGATACCCTAGATTCACAGATACAAGTTACCCAGCTAAATCTACCCTCCACGCTCAATGCAGATGAACAACTACCCCTCAGTGGTAATCAGGCACTGATTGCCAAGAGTAATCTTGAGCCCCCAAAAGTACTCACGCCTGAGCCTGCAGAGCCAAGAGCAGAGAACCAACCCAAGCTGTACAGCCTAACGATTAACACAAAGCCTTCTGATGCCCGTGTGCGGATTATGAACATAGCCCCCGCTACCAGCCGGGGCTTGAATTGA
- the rcsF gene encoding Rcs stress response system protein RcsF, with amino-acid sequence MSDKVKSALIEEYSLAEVRRSNGTLLGSVSANSCQALPSDAKPEPASIKKLLKIKTHNLGGNAIVFENCTTQNSAGCLKFIECDGLAYIVPKHNEQQEADTPPYTPNHAF; translated from the coding sequence ATGTCTGACAAGGTTAAATCCGCATTGATTGAAGAGTATTCTTTAGCTGAGGTTCGCCGAAGCAACGGAACATTACTCGGCAGCGTATCAGCCAATAGCTGCCAAGCATTGCCCTCCGATGCAAAACCCGAGCCGGCAAGCATCAAAAAGTTACTAAAAATCAAAACCCATAATCTAGGTGGGAACGCCATAGTTTTTGAGAATTGCACTACACAAAACTCTGCTGGCTGCCTGAAATTTATCGAGTGCGACGGCCTCGCTTATATTGTTCCAAAGCACAACGAACAACAAGAAGCAGATACCCCACCATACACCCCCAATCACGCATTTTGA
- the rlmKL gene encoding bifunctional 23S rRNA (guanine(2069)-N(7))-methyltransferase RlmK/23S rRNA (guanine(2445)-N(2))-methyltransferase RlmL encodes MTDLQTEEFEFTATCPKGIEGLLANELRDLGAGSVREQPAAVYFSGSLKLAYRCCLWSRLANRIMLRLAQVHVATAEDLYQAVAEQPWELHIRPSGKLWMQFSGTNREIRNSQFGAQKAKDAIVDRLRRQSGARPSIDKHHPDLTVALRLHRDKLDIAIDLSGDSLHRRGYRTHIGAAPLKENLAAALLLRAGWPKIAEQGGALLDPMCGSGTILVEAAMIAADMAPGLMRDSFGFERWLNHQSDIWNELREEALQRQGVGLARELPEIRGYDADAKVLFAAEANIARAGLERQVRVSCRPVAGFRVPSHREVKAGLVLTNPPYGERLGEQEALRETYFELGRQLKAEFPGWLVGVFTGNPELGYGTGLRSHKQYQLYNGSIPSQLLMFEVRAQSGAAASEAAGPKLSPQAEMVANRLRKNLRTTGKWAARSGVDCYRLYDADLPEYAAAIDIYKTLDGAVYAHLQEYRPPATIEEEKARGRLRDLLRALQSVLELPRANISIKERRRHSHKGGGKSGSQYQKQTESRKELWVGEYGAELAVDLWSYLDTGLFLDHRPVRKYLREISAGKTFLNLFCYTASATVQAALGGCKQSTSVDMSRTYQNWAGQNFRANNMDPYRHQLVEADCLQWLESAQQNRKGHYDLIFMDPPSFSNSAKMSGVLDIQRDHGKLIRQCMSLLSPQGRLVFSNNLRSFKMDEDVSSEYSVEKLNLLDKDFQRNPKIHNVWELRVK; translated from the coding sequence TTGACAGATTTACAAACCGAAGAATTTGAGTTTACGGCTACGTGTCCCAAGGGAATAGAGGGGCTGCTCGCTAATGAATTACGCGACCTGGGTGCAGGGTCTGTAAGGGAGCAGCCGGCGGCAGTGTATTTTTCCGGCTCCCTGAAGTTGGCTTACCGCTGCTGTCTGTGGAGTCGCTTGGCAAACCGCATTATGTTGCGTTTGGCGCAGGTGCATGTAGCCACAGCTGAGGACCTGTACCAAGCAGTTGCCGAGCAACCCTGGGAGCTCCACATTCGCCCCTCGGGCAAGCTGTGGATGCAATTCTCTGGGACCAATCGAGAGATCCGCAATAGTCAGTTCGGTGCTCAAAAAGCAAAAGATGCCATTGTCGACCGCCTTCGCCGCCAGTCGGGAGCCCGTCCAAGTATTGATAAACATCATCCAGATTTGACGGTTGCCCTGCGCTTGCACCGGGATAAGCTGGATATCGCCATCGATCTAAGCGGTGACAGCTTGCATCGCCGTGGCTACCGAACCCATATCGGTGCAGCCCCACTGAAAGAGAACCTTGCGGCAGCACTGTTGCTGCGAGCCGGCTGGCCAAAGATTGCTGAGCAGGGTGGAGCCTTGCTCGACCCGATGTGTGGCTCGGGCACTATTCTGGTGGAGGCGGCGATGATCGCTGCGGATATGGCACCGGGATTAATGCGGGATAGCTTTGGTTTTGAGCGCTGGCTGAACCATCAAAGCGATATTTGGAACGAGCTTCGCGAAGAGGCATTGCAGCGTCAAGGCGTTGGCCTGGCGCGCGAACTGCCAGAGATTCGCGGTTACGATGCCGATGCGAAAGTCTTGTTTGCGGCTGAGGCTAATATTGCCCGGGCCGGTCTGGAGCGCCAGGTGCGAGTGAGTTGCCGCCCAGTAGCAGGGTTTAGGGTACCGAGCCATAGAGAAGTCAAAGCGGGATTGGTTTTGACAAACCCGCCCTACGGTGAGCGCTTGGGTGAGCAGGAAGCTCTGCGGGAGACCTATTTTGAACTGGGGCGGCAGTTAAAGGCGGAGTTCCCGGGCTGGTTGGTCGGTGTGTTTACCGGCAATCCGGAACTGGGTTATGGCACCGGTTTACGCTCTCATAAGCAGTACCAGCTATACAATGGCAGTATCCCCAGTCAGTTGCTGATGTTTGAGGTTCGTGCGCAAAGTGGGGCGGCGGCGAGTGAAGCTGCTGGGCCGAAGTTGTCACCCCAGGCGGAGATGGTAGCAAATCGCTTGCGCAAAAATCTGCGCACTACAGGTAAATGGGCCGCGAGGAGTGGCGTGGATTGTTACCGCCTCTACGATGCGGACTTGCCTGAGTATGCTGCGGCGATCGATATCTATAAAACCCTGGATGGCGCCGTGTACGCGCATTTGCAGGAGTATCGTCCGCCGGCCACTATCGAGGAAGAGAAAGCTCGGGGGCGCTTGCGCGATTTGTTAAGGGCCCTTCAGTCCGTGCTCGAATTGCCTCGCGCGAATATCAGTATTAAAGAACGCCGTCGCCACAGCCACAAGGGCGGAGGTAAGAGTGGAAGTCAGTACCAGAAGCAGACGGAATCCAGAAAGGAACTCTGGGTTGGGGAGTATGGTGCTGAGTTGGCGGTAGATCTGTGGAGCTACCTGGATACAGGGCTTTTCCTGGATCATCGCCCGGTGCGCAAATATCTGCGAGAGATTTCTGCCGGTAAAACATTCCTAAACCTTTTCTGCTATACCGCCAGTGCGACAGTCCAAGCGGCTCTGGGTGGTTGCAAGCAGAGCACTAGTGTCGATATGTCGCGAACCTATCAAAACTGGGCGGGACAAAATTTCCGTGCTAATAACATGGATCCTTATCGCCATCAGTTGGTCGAGGCCGATTGTTTGCAGTGGCTTGAATCTGCTCAACAGAACAGGAAAGGCCATTACGATTTAATATTCATGGACCCCCCGAGCTTCTCCAATTCTGCGAAGATGAGCGGGGTATTAGATATTCAGAGGGATCACGGGAAATTGATTCGTCAGTGTATGTCCCTGTTGTCGCCTCAAGGTCGCTTGGTGTTTTCCAACAACTTGCGCAGCTTTAAGATGGACGAGGATGTTTCCAGTGAATACTCAGTAGAGAAGCTGAACCTTCTGGATAAGGATTTTCAGCGCAATCCGAAAATTCACAATGTTTGGGAGCTACGGGTAAAATAA